A region from the Brassica napus cultivar Da-Ae chromosome C8, Da-Ae, whole genome shotgun sequence genome encodes:
- the LOC106414173 gene encoding cold-responsive protein kinase 1-like: MGCFWFSRHKSGGKPSEVDGELSVSDKVKIYKYKEIRQATDDFNPINKIGEGGFGPVYKGCLRDGKVAAIKVLSAESRQGVREFLTEINVISEIQHGNLVKLYGCCVEGNHRILVYNYLENNSLDKTLLVAGYTQSGIKFDWSTRANICIGVAKGLSFLHEEVTPHIVHRDIKASNILLDRDLSPKISDFGLARLMPPNMTHVSTRVAGTLGYLAPEYAVRGQLTRKADIYSFGVLLMEIVSGRSNKNTRLPTEYEYLLERAWKLYERNELVDLVDTGLDGLFDVGEACRYLKVGLLCTQDSPKLRPKMSTVVKLLTGVRNIDNKKITRPGLISDFMDLKVREPVETKAEEVNRHNYTNPSSYNVSSSSGTGENSNAYSSGGSSANPACSFSINV; the protein is encoded by the exons ATGGGTTGCTTCTGGTTCTCACGCCACAAGAGTGGAGGAAAGCCTTCAGAAGTTGATGGAG AACTTTCAGTGTCAGACAAGGTAAAGATTTACAAATACAAAGAGATTCGTCAGGCTACAGATGATTTCAATCCCATCAATAAAATCGGAGAAGGAGGTTTTGGTCCTGTATACAag GGTTGTCTTAGAGACGGAAAGGTGGCAGCTATCAAAGTCCTGTCGGCTGAATCAAGACAAGGCGTTAGAGAGTTCTTGACTGAGATCAATGTTATATCAGAGATACAGCATGGGAATCTGGTCAAGTTATATGGATGCTGCGTGGAGGGGAATCACAGGATCCTTGTTTACAATTATCTCGAGAACAATAGCCTTGACAAGACGCTTCTAG ttgcGGGATACACTCAGAGTGGAATAAAGTTTGATTGGAGTACACGGGCCAACATTTGCATTGGTGTTGCTAAAGGTCTTTCCTTTCTTCATGAAGAAGTAACACCACACATAGTTCATAGAGATATCAAGGCGAGCAACATTTTACTTGACAGAGACTTGTCCCCCAAGATATCTGATTTTGGACTCGCTAGGCTTATGCCACCGAACATGACTCATGTCAGCACTCGTGTCGCCGGTACACT TGGTTACTTAGCGCCAGAGTATGCGGTTAGGGGACAGTTGACACGTAAAGCCGATATATACAGCTTTGGTGTCCTTCTTATGGAGATAGTCAGTGGACGAAGTAACAAAAACACACGGTTACCCACAGAATATGAATATCTTCTAGAAAGA GCTTGGAAACTTTATGAGCGGAATGAGCTAGTGGATCTTGTTGATACAGGGTTAGACGGACTCTTTGACGTAGGGGAAGCTTGCCGGTACCTAAAAGTAGGTCTTTTGTGCACGCAAGACAGTCCTAAGCTAAGGCCAAAGATGTCCACAGTGGTGAAGTTGTTAACGGGGGTGAGGAATATAGACAACAAGAAAATAACAAGGCCGGGTTTGATATCTGATTTTATGGACTTGAAAGTGAGAGAACCGGTCGAGACAAAGGCAGAGGAAGTGAACAGACACAACTACACAAACCCTTCTTCTTATAATGTCTCGTCTAGCTCCGGGACTGGAGAGAACTCAAATGCTTACTCATCAGGGGGTTCATCAGCTAATCCCGCttgttcattc AGCATTAACGTTTAG
- the LOC106413571 gene encoding cold-responsive protein kinase 1-like — translation MGCFWFSRHESGVEPSEADGEVSLTEKVKIYKYKEIRQATDDFNALNKIGEGGFGSVYKGHLKDGKVAAIKVLSAESRQGVKEFLTEINVISEIQHENLVKLYGCCVEGNHRTLVYNYLENKTLLAGGYTRSGLQFDWSTRANICVGVAKGLAFLHEEVQPHIIHRDIKASNIILDRDLSPKISDFGLARLMPPNMTHVSTCVAGTIGYLAPEYAARGQLTRKADVYSFGVLLMEIVSGRSNKNTRSPTEYQYLLERAWELYERNELVDLVDIALGGVFDAEEACRYLRIGLLCTQDGTQLRPTMSTVVKDIDTKKITKPGLISDFMDMKVREPVETKTEEVSRCNYTNPSSYNASPSSGTSDNSNGYSSGASSTNAIYSFSITN, via the exons ATGGGTTGCTTCTGGTTCTCACGCCACGAGAGTGGAGTAGAGCCTTCAGAAGCTGATGGAG AAGTTTCACTGACAGAAAAGGTAAAGATTTACAAATACAAAGAGATTCGTCAAGCTACAGATGATTTCAATGCCCTGAATAAAATTGGAGAAGGAGGGTTTGGTTCTGTGTACAag GGTCATCTTAAAGATGGAAAGGTGGCAGCTATCAAAGTTCTATCAGCTGAATCAAGACAAGGTGTAAAAGAGTTCTTGACTGAGATCAATGTGATCTCAGAGATACAACATGAGAATTTAGTTAAGTTATATGGATGCTGCGTGGAGGGGAATCACAGGACCCTTGTTTACAACTATCTCGAGAACAAGACCCTTCTAG CTGGGGGCTACACTAGGAGTGGTTTACAGTTTGATTGGAGCACTCGTGCCAATATTTGCGTTGGGGTTGCTAAAGGTCTTGCCTTTCTTCATGAAGAAGTACAGCCACACATAATTCATAGAGATATCAAGGCAAGCAACATAATACTTGACAGAGATTTATCCCCCAAGATATCTGATTTTGGACTCGCTAGGCTTATGCCACCGAACATGACACATGTCAGCACTTGTGTCGCGGGTACAAT TGGTTATTTAGCGCCAGAGTATGCGGCTAGGGGACAGTTGACGCGTAAAGCCGATGTATACAGCTTTGGAGTCCTTCTTATGGAGATAGTCAGTGGAAGAAGTAACAAAAACACACGGTCACCCACTGAATATCAGTATCTTCTAGAAAGA GCTTGGGAGCTTTATGAGCGGAATGAGCTCGTGGATCTTGTTGATATAGCGTTAGGCGGAGTTTTTGACGCAGAGGAGGCTTGCCGGTACCTTAGAATCGGTCTTTTGTGCACTCAAGACGGTACTCAGCTAAGGCCAACTATGTCCACAGTGGTGAAGGATATAGACACCAAGAAAATAACCAAGCCGGGTTTGATATCTGATTTTATGGACATGAAAGTGAGAGAACCGGTGGAAACAAAGACAGAGGAAGTGAGCAGATGCAACTACACAAACCCTTCTTCTTATAATGCCTCGCCTAGCTCCGGGACTAGTGACAACTCAAATGGTTACTCATCAGGGGCTTCATCAACTAATGCGATTTATTCGTTCAGCATTACCAATtag
- the LOC106416107 gene encoding serine/arginine-rich splicing factor SR45-like, with protein MAKPSRGRRSPSASGSSSRSSSRSRSRSGSSRSRSLSSSSPSRSVSSGSRSPPRRGKSSAGAARRGRSPPPPKGASSPSKKATTPIQESLVLHVDCLSRNVNEGHLKEIFGNFGEVVHVELAMDRAVNLPKGYAYVEFKARSDAEKAQLSMDGGQIDGNFVKAKFTLPPRQKVPLPPPPKPVSSAPKAEAPKSDNASADVEKDGPKRPRETSPLRKTSLSPRRRSPLPRRGASPRRLPVSSPRRRPSSPIRRRGDTPPRRRAGSPFRGRSPSSPPPRRQRSPPRGSPRRIRGSPVRRRSPPPLRRRSPPRRLRSPLRRSPIRRRSRSPIRRPGRSRSRSISPRRGRGPAGRRGRSSSYSSSPSPRRVPRKISRSRSPRKISRSRSPKRPLRGKRSSSNSSSSSSPPPRKT; from the exons ATGGCGAAACCAAGCCGTGGCCGTCGTTCTCCATCCGCCTCCGGGTCCTCATCTCGTTCCAGCTCCAGATCTCGTTCCCGCTCCGGTTCGAGTCGGTCCAGGTCTCTTTCTTCGTCATCTCCTTCCCGTAGCGTCAGCTCAGGGAGTCGCAGCCCTCCTCGTCGAGGAAAAAG TTCTGCTGGGGCTGCTAGGCGAGGTcgctctcctcctcctccaaaaGGAGCCTCTTCACCCTCTAA GAAAGCTACTACGCCTATTCAGGAATCACTTGTTCTCCATGTTGATTGTCTTAGCAGGAATGTGAATGAAGGCCATCTGAAAGAGATATTTG GCAACTTTGGTGAAGTTGTACACGTAGAACTTGCTATGGATCGAGCT GTTAATCTTCCCAAAGGATATGCTTATGTTGAGTTCAAAGCAAGATCTGATGCTGAGAAAGCTCAGCTTTCTATGGATGGT GGCCAAATTGATGGAAACTTTGTTAAAGCAAAGTTCACTCTACCACCGCGTCAGAAAGTACCTCTACCTCCACCTCCTAAACCTGTTTCTAGTGCACCAAAAGCAGAGGCTCCAAAATCTGATAATGCCAGTGCTGACGTTGAGAAAGATGGGCCCAAGCGCCCAAGAGAGA CTTCTCCGCTACGGAAAACATCACTTTCTCCAAGAAGGCGATCACCACTGCCTAGGAGAGGCGCATCACCTAGGAGATTGCCTGTTTCTTCTCCTCGCCGGAGGCCTAGCTCTCCTATCCGCCGTCGCGGTGATACGCCACCTAGACGCAGGGCAGGATCGCCATTTAGAGGCCGTTCTCCATCTTCTCCCCCTCCAAGGCGACAAAGATCTCCTCCAAG GGGCTCCCCTAGAAGAATCCGTGGCAGTCCTGTTCGAAGACGGTCTCCTCCTCCTCTAAGGCGAAG GTCACCTCCAAGAAGGCTACGCAGTCCCCTCAGAAGATCTCCTATCCGCAGACGTAGCCGATCCCCAATTCGTAGACCTGGTCGCTCTCGTTCAAGGTCCATCTCACCCCGCAG GGGAAGAGGTCCAGCTGGGAGACGTGGGAGGTCATCTTCTTACTCTAGTTCCCCTAGTCCCAGAAGG GTACCTAGGAAGATCTCAAGGAGCCGCAGTCCTAGGAAGATTTCAAGGAGCCGCAGTCCGAAGAG GCCACTGAGAGGAAAAAGAAGCAGCAGTAACAGCAGCAGTAGCAGCTCACCGCCTCCTCGCAAAACATAA
- the LOC106416106 gene encoding UDP-glycosyltransferase TURAN-like, whose amino-acid sequence MRGKRGRACVVVLGDLGRSPRMQYHALSLARQASFQVDIVAYGGSIPHETVLKHPSIHIHTMAQPRFIHLLPKILYPVTLLLKAFIQFTMLLWFLFVKVPAPDLFLVQNPPSVPTLVAVKWASSWRRAAFVVDWHNFGYTLLALSLGRNNVFVSLYRWIEMHYGKMATGSLCVTKAMQHELEQNWEVRAKVLYDQPPEFFRPALLEERHELFCRVKKDLCHPSGVYDFISRELENQVLDETLFTTKTNADILLKQNRPALVVSSTSWTPDENFGILLEAAVMYDRRVAARSKGSDTAEISEEQDLYPNLLFIITGKGPEKEMYEEKIKRLNLKHVAFRTMWLAAEDYPLLLGSADLGVCLHTSSSGLDLPMKVVDMFGCGLPVCSVSYSCIQELVKDGQNGLLFSSSSELADQLLVLFKGFPVNCDALQSLKAGAMETGSSGRWATEWDECAKPLITQVVEPLSLDVR is encoded by the exons ATGAGGGGAAAGAGAGGAAGGGCTTGTGTAGTGGTACTTGGAGATCTTGGTCGAAGTCCTCGTATGCAATATCACGCTCTTTCTCTTGCTCGTCAG GCATCGTTTCAAGTGGACATTGTTGCATACGGAg GTTCTATACCCCATGAAACTGTTTTAAAGCATCCATCAATCCACATTCATACCATG GCCCAGCCTCGGTTCATTCACCTCTTGCCGAAGATACTTTACCCTGTGACTCTCTTGCTCAAGGCATTTATCCAGTTTACAATGCTTCTCTGGTTTCTTTTCGTTAAAGTACCAGCACCTGACCTTTTCTTGGTTCAG AATCCTCCTTCCGTTCCAACACTAGTCGCTGTTAAGTGGGCGAGTTCATGGAGGCGTGCAGCGTTTGTTGTTGATTGGCATAACTTTGGATATACGTTGCTGGCGTTGTCCTTGGGAAGGAACAACGTCTTTGTATCCTTGTACCGCTG GATTGAGATGCATTACGGAAAGATGGCAACAGGTTCGCTATGTGTGACAAAAGCAATGCAGCATGAACTGGAACAGAATTGGGAAGTGAG AGCCAAAGTTTTATATGATCAGCCTCCTGAGTTTTTCCGCCCTGCTTTGCTTGAAGAAAGACACGAG TTGTTTTGCCGAGTGAAGAAAGATCTTTGCCATCCATCTGGTGTCTATGACTTCATTAGTAGAG agttGGAGAATCAAGTGCTTGACGAAACCCTTTTTACTACCAAAACTAATGCTGACATCTTGCTGAAACAAAACAGACCAGCTCTTGTTGTGAGCAGCACAAGCTG GACCCCTGATGAAAATTTTGGTATCCTATTGGAAGCCGCAGTGATGTATGATCGGCGTGTTGCTGCAAGATCTAAAGGAAGTGATACAGCCGAAATTTCAGAAGAGCAGGACCTTTATCCCAATCTGTTGTTCATCATTACAG GTAAAGGACCTGAAAAGGAGATGTACGAGGAGAAAATCAAAAGATTAAACCTCAAACATGTGGCATTCCGCACAATGTGGCTCGCTGCTGAAGATTACCCATTGCTTTTAGGTTCTGCAGATCTAGGTGTTTGCTTACACACTTCCTCATCTGGTTTAGACCTTCCCATGAAG GTTGTTGATATGTTTGGATGTGGCCTACCAGTTTGCTCAGTTTCCTACTCATG TATTCAAGAACTCGTTAAGGATGGGCAGAACGGACTCTTGTTTTCATCTTCGTCGGAATTAGCAGATCAGTTACTG GTCCTCTTCAAGGGCTTTCCGGTTAACTGTGATGCCTTACAGTCGCTTAAAGCGGGTGCAATGGAGACTGGTTCTTCGGGTCGATGGGCTACAGAGTGGGATGAATGTGCAAAACCTTTGATTACTCAG GTGGTGGAACCGCTATCTCTTGATGTTCGATGA
- the LOC106413572 gene encoding disease resistance protein RPV1-like, translating into MNSNPKMKYDVFLSFRNKDTRDNFISHLCGCLRRKRIKTYLYDELPSEDRYEETLKAIEVSRVSVIVFSENFGDSKFCLDEVVAILKCKEEFGQIVIPVLYHVDPVDIENQTGSFGEGFAKRRDKNEQLKEWKDGFTEAINLPGWSTSHFRDEEMLVNSIALDIESKLLRASRTKVIIEWSLVITNLMLEIPSCVLDQISSTNKPLYTLAAMSMSLLSCLLCLVDLLHKGRVERVVWKWSWPIPWFHYPTQRPNRFGSFPDMVGLVCALCQTFLTAINYSFITHTDDSPIKFSVWPILFALGLLCALFIKRSS; encoded by the exons ATGAATTCAAATCCTAAGATGAAATATGATGTGTTCTTAAGTTTCAGGAACAAAGACACTCGTGACAATTTCATAAGCCATCTATGCGGCTGTCTACGTAGGAAACGGATCAAAACCTACTTATACGACGAGCTGCCAAGCGAAGATAGATACGAAGAGACGTTAAAAGCAATAGAAGTGTCGAGAGTTTCAGTGATTGTGTTCTCggaaaactttggtgattcgaAATTCTGTTTAGATGAAGTTGTTGCCATCTTGAAATGCAAAGAGGAGTTCGGTCAGATTGTGATACCTGTCCTTTACCATGTTGATCCTGTTGACATCGAAAATCAGACAGGAAGCTTTGGAGAAGGCTTTGCTAAGCGCCGGGATAAAAATGAGCAGCTTAAAGAATGGAAAGATGGTTTTACAGAAGCCATTAATCTCCCTGGATGGAGTACTTCCCACTTTAG GGATGAGGAGATGTTGGTGAATTCAATAGCTCTTGACATCGAAAGCAAACTTCTAAGAGCGTCAAGAACAaag GTCATAATTGAATGGTCTCTAGTCATCACCAACCTCATGTTGGAAATACCTTCCTGTGTGCTGGATCAGATCTCTTCTACTAATAAACCTTTGTATACATTGGCTGCAATGTCAATGTCATTATTATCATGTCTACTCTGCCTCGTAGATCTCTTACACAAAGGCCGAGTTGAGAGAGTTGTGTGGAAGTGGAGTTGGCCCATTCCTTGGTTTCACTATCCAACACAGAGACCAAACAGATTTGGTAGCTTTCCAGATATGGTTGGATTGGTTTGCGCCTTGTGTCAAACCTTTCTCACAGCCATTAACTATTCATTCATCACACATACAGATGATTCACCCATCAAGTTCTCTGTTTGGCCAATTTTGTTTGCTCTTGGTTTACTTTGCGCTTTGTTTATCAAAAGATCTAGCTAG
- the LOC106411845 gene encoding post-GPI attachment to proteins factor 3-like, with amino-acid sequence MKSKTRVFVLLLFLLDIYRLSFVAKTRLSDGLGEMALCYWKALLLLLLLSCLFSVSYSSLGDADPNYRACVGECEISGCVGQLCFPQCNSSSNTGPWYTQEPLCLQWQKWGCQGDCRYHCMVNRERERETLGQPPLKYHGKWPFKRLLGIQEPASVAFSVLNLAMHFHGWISFFITLYYKLPLREDKTAYYEYVGLWHIYGFLSMNSWFWSAVFHTRDVDITERLDYSSAIAVIGFSLIVSILRTFDVRVEAARVMVSAPVLAFVTTHILYINFYKLDYGWNMIVCVAMGVAQLLLWARWAAVSRHPSNWKLWVVVIATGLAMLLEIYEFPPYKGYFDAHSIWHAATVPLTVLWWSFIRDDAEFRTSSLLKKYKTKTK; translated from the exons atgaaaagtaaaacacgtgtttttgttttgttgttgtttctccTCGATATCTATCGTCTCTCTTTTGTTGCAAAGACCAGACTCTCTGACGGACTCGGAGAG ATGGCATTGTGTTACTGGAAAGCTCTGTTGCTACTACTACTGCTTTCATGCCTCTTCAGTGTTTCGTATTCTAGTCTCGGCGATGCCGATCCAAACTAcag GGCATGTGTTGGAGAATGCGAGATAAGCGGCTGCGTCGGACAACTATGCTTTCCTCAGTGCAACTCTTCGTCCAACACTGGTCCATGGTACACACAAGAGCCTCTGTGTCTACAATGGCAAAAGTGGGGATGCCAAGGTGATTGCCGTTACCACTGTATGgttaatagagagagagaacgcGAAACTCTAGGTCAACCCCCACTCAAGTATCATGGTAAATGGCCTTTCAAGCGTCTCCTTGGGATTCAGGAGCCTGCTTCTGTTGCTTTCTCTGTTCTCAACCTAGCGATGCATTTCCACGGATGGATCTCTTTCTTTATCACACTATACTATAAGTTGCCTCTTAGAGAAGATAAGACGGCTTACTATGAGTACGTTGGTTTGTGGCATATCTACGGTTTCTTGTCAATGAACTCTTGGTTCTGGAGTGCGGTTTTCCACACTCG GGATGTTGACATCACCGAGAGGTTGGACTACTCGTCTGCAATAGCTGTTATTGGATTCTCACTCATTGTATCCATCTTGAGAACGTTTGATGTTCGGGTCGAGGCTGCAAGAGTCATGGTATCTGCTCCAGTGCTAGCTTTCGTCACCACTCACATACTGTATATTAACTTCTACAAGCTCGACTATG GGTGGAACATGATTGTGTGTGTGGCCATGGGAGTCGCTCAGCTTCTCCTATGGGCAAGATGGGCTGCTGTCTCTAGACATCCTTCTAACTGGAAACTGTGGGTGGTTGTGATAGCTACAGGGTTAGCTATGCTTTTGGAGATATATGAGTTTCCTCCATATAAAGGCTACTTCGATGCTCACTCTATTTGGCACGCTGCCACGGTTCCTCTGACCGTTCTCTGGTGGAGCTTTATTAGAGACGATGCTGAGTTCAGAACTTCCAGTCTTCTCAAGAAATATAAGACAAAGACAAAGTGA
- the LOC106414606 gene encoding LOB domain-containing protein 3-like, whose product MRQKGHRHGEAVSPCAGCKLLRRKCVKNCVFAPYFPAKEPYKFAIVHKIFGASNVNKMLQVLSENHRSDAVNSLVYEANARVQDPVYGCVGTISSLHRQLETLQTQLAFAQAELVHMKTLHHVDTRSSPYMASSITFPAIKDFSSDDNMAFMYDNGAGESLWSC is encoded by the exons ATGAGACAAAAGGGTCACAGACACGGAGAAGCAGTGTCACCTTGTGCCGGATGCAAGCTTCTTCGGAGAAAATGTGTGAAAAATTGCGTCTTTGCTCCATATTTTCCGGCTAAGGAGCCTTACAAGTTTGCCATTGTCCACAAGATCTTTGGTGCTAGTAATGTCAATAAGATGTTGCAG GTGTTGTCGGAGAACCACCGGAGCGACGCCGTAAATTCGTTGGTGTACGAGGCCAACGCGAGGGTACAAGATCCTGTGTACGGATGTGTAGGAACAATTTCGTCATTACACAGACAACTCGAAACTCTCCAAACTCAGCTAGCTTTTGCTCAGGCCGAACTGGTTCATATGAAGACGCTCCACCATGTTGACACTAGATCGTCGCCGTATATGGCGAGTAGCATTACTTTCCCCGCGATCAAAGACTTCTCCAGTGACGACAACATGGCTTTTATGTACGATAATGGTGCCGGCGAGTCCCTTTGGTCGTGCTAG
- the LOC111209094 gene encoding uncharacterized protein LOC111209094 produces the protein MYCLQVAAYHLFFNASRLCYLLALLIFVFLRLFDIFHDISVVNHVGDSGTAAFRAITDTKKQVHGELNVTFSGVFLGSLIQDIATYV, from the coding sequence ATGTATTGTCTCCAAGTTGCAGCTTATCACTTGTTCTTCAACGCATCACGGTTGTGTTATCTTCTTGCTCTGCTTATCTTTGTTTTTCTcagattatttgatattttccaTGATATATCAGTTGTTAATCACGTCGGCGACTCCGGAACGGCGGCGTTTCGGGCTATTACTGATACAAAAAAGCAAGTTCATGGAGAGTTGAATGTAACTTTCTCTGGTGTTTTCTTAGGATCTCTAATCCAAGATATTGCTACTTATGTTTAA
- the LOC106414004 gene encoding auxin-responsive protein SAUR41-like, translating to MKHLIRRLSRVADLASEFSIRRSTSSSSLRIRRGHHRPHMQPPWSICQARRVHTVPAGHVPVYVGEEMERFVVSAELLNHPVFVGLLNRSAQEYGYAQKGVLHIPCHVIVFERVVETLQSGYNEPGVMQELVASLISSDELILGTTE from the coding sequence atgaaacaTCTAATCCGCCGCCTCTCTCGCGTCGCCGACTTAGCCTCCGAATTCTCCATCCGCCgatccacctcctcctcctccttacGCATCCGCCGCGGTCATCATCGTCCCCACATGCAACCGCCTTGGTCGATTTGTCAGGCGAGACGAGTCCACACCGTCCCCGCCGGTCACGTACCCGTATACGTCGGCGAAGAGATGGAGAGGTTCGTGGTGAGCGCTGAGCTTCTGAACCATCCGGTCTTCGTGGGACTGCTCAACAGATCCGCTCAGGAGTACGGCTACGCTCAGAAAGGAGTCCTCCACATCCCCTGCCACGTCATCGTTTTCGAGCGCGTGGTGGAAACGCTCCAGTCGGGTTACAACGAGCCCGGGGTGATGCAGGAGCTCGTCGCGTCGTTGATCTCAAGCGATGAGCTGATACTTGGAACTACTGAGTAG